A region of the Marmota flaviventris isolate mMarFla1 chromosome 3, mMarFla1.hap1, whole genome shotgun sequence genome:
TATCCCAATCATCGTTAGTCCTGCCAATGATAAACATTCCTTTGAGCAGCTATCCTCCTCTAAACTCAGTCTTAATCTGCACTCACCTCCTTGGCTGACTCAACTTCCCACTATTACACTCTATCCTATTTACTGTGCCCCAGaagattattttttcatggtTAACAAACCTCCTTCCCAGTCCTGTTCAAGGAACACTCTCTTTTGTCAATTACCTTGAACTTAAATGTGGCTCTCATTATAGCATATGCAGTACCACTCTTAAAAGGGAAGTGCCTCATTCTCCAAACCTTCATGTATTTTACATTCAAGAATACAGATatcccctaaaaaacaaatgccaaatgtcttctttgatataaggagagtaactaagaacagagtagggtcgaagagcatgagaagaagattaacattaaacagggatgagaggtgggagggaaagggagagagaagggaaattgcatggaaatggaaggagaccctcagagttatacaaaagtacatacaagaggaagtgaggggaaagggaaaaataatacaagggggacaaatgaatgtcagtagagggggcagagagagaagaggggaggggaggggaggggaggggggatagtagaggataggaaaggcagcagaacacaacagacactagtatggcaatatgtaaatcaatggatgtgtaactgatgtaattctgcaatctgtatatggggtaaaaatgggagctcataacccacttgaatcaaagtgtgaaatatgatatatcaagaactatgtaatgttttgaacagccaacaataaaaaattaaaaaaaaaaaaaagaaatcacacctGGCTTACATCATAGTGGCAGCTGACTCAGGCAGAAACGAACACAAAGGCTGATGAACACATAGATGGGATATTGGTGTGATTCTGGAGACCTCCCCATGAACTACTTATCAATTAAAATGGTAACAGTGATCACTGTGCAGTGGAGAAACCCACAGGTCACCACGCTGTGCCTTCTGACTCATGTGATGAGAAGGCACGGCATCCTGTCTGTGGCATTCCTGCCAAGATTCCTGGCTTGAGTCTGGACAAGAAGAAGCTAATGGATCCAGCTAGGTCAAGGGACATCCCACACAAGGAAAGGCTTCCTGTCTGAAACTGTCGTCATGAAAGGCAAGAAAACACCTGAGTAAAAATGTAACCGTGATCCTGGATTGCATCATAAACCAGAAAGGAAAAAGGGGACATCTGGGGAGAGCTGGGAAAACTAAACAGGTCCTAAGGGTTACAAAGTAATGATGCAACAATGTCAGTGATCTGGGTAACTGAAATGAAGAGGGGTGAGTTgtgcaaaaatatgtaaaactgtTCTTAATGCATAAAgccatttttatatgttaaaaaaaaaaagaatacagatatCCATCAGACTGAACAtggtatagcagcacaattttggagaaattcataaaataactctaaattcacaaagaataaaaacatatcaaaatgtttTAAGGGGACtcactcaaaaaactaaaaatatatccaTAGAAGTAATGAAGTAATTATAAACTGATGTTGCAGAATACTTAATGTCTCCTGGGACTATCCATGTATGTACACTTAATTTAGTACTATGTAACATACAAGGCTgatttgattaaagaaaaaaaaagcgtgaagcatatatacacaaaaattttaaaataaagtataccAAAATGTTATCTCTAAGTGGTATAAATCttaaataactttttctttttacactttttctatttccctcaatttctcaatgtatttttataaccagaaaaaggccaaatatgcttttaaaaatctataataatcattttaataacatttaataatGATAACACAGCAAACATCCTCTTCAACAAAATTTACGTAGGCCATTTTAGACTTTTCATATCCTTGCTTTAATTGAAAAGCTTATTTCCAAGTCCTTTAAATGATTGCCTAGAACATCAAAGTCatcagaaacaaaaacataactcaaaaaatctcaatatttttTCTAAACATATCATCCACTTAAACAGTAATTCAGCAAAGAATGTAATCAGTCTCagttattatggtttagatgtgagatgttccccaaaagctcccgTATTattgcaagaatattcagagataaaataacTGAATTATAAGAGCTGCAAgcaacctaatcagtccatctgaGTTTGAATAAAGTTgctgtaggtaggtggggcatgactgAAAGAGGTGGGTAACTGAGGGCATGCATGGACGGGTTCATCTTCTCTGTAGTCCCTTCACCtctctttcttctgcttcctggcccCCATGAGCACAGTAAACTCCCCTACcatgcccttccatcatgatgctctgcctcagaATAAAGGTACAATGAACCCTGCCCACCATGGATTAAATCTCTGAAACTaagtcaaaatatacttttcctcctgtaagttgttcttgtcaggtgttctGAACACATCAACACAAAATGAGTGATACACGGTTCTGTTTGGAAACGCGGGGAAAAGTCTGCGTGGTGTGTAGGAATGGACACTCAGAAGGACGTTCAACCCCCAAAGCAGCAGCCAATGATCTATATCTGTGGAGAATGtcacacagaaaatgaaataaaatccagGGATCCAATCAGATGCAGAGAATGTGGATACAGAATAATGTACAAGAAAAGAACTAAAAGATTGGTGGTTTTTGATGCTCGATGAAACATGGGAATTCAGAGGAGTGTCTTCCTTTGTATCTGGATTTGACCCTTGAATGTTTCTCGTTATTATACAGCTTTTCATTTAGCACACTTATCTTATGAATACAACTGTatacatataatttcattttccaagtCAAATTGTGTTTAGGTATCAGTAATTTGTGTAAAGATTGTGTAAATTAAATgacttaatttaattttattgtattatgtgatcagacacaaaatgaaaaattaaaattgcttcCCCAAATCACACTTTTAATTAAACACTTTTAGAAATGCAAGTTTCTAAAGTCCTGTAAAATTCTGATGAAAGAAGTTCCTTGGAAACATAATTATATGTTGTGAACTGTTGGTAAACTCTCTAGCATTATTTGGTACAGATTAAATTAGTCTACTTGCTCTCagtataaagatataaaaaaattcaaaactagtaggtaaaatcagaaatgaatagACATAAAGGAATAGCTGAGAATATCTAAAAACAAGTTGCTTCTTCACATATACAGGGTCATATGCATGCCTACCCTTCTGAAATAAGTTCTGTATAGAAAATTAGTCAAAGTGGAATAGATACTTGAGTAGAAGACTGAAAGATTAGAAGGAGCATTACTGGAATAGGGGAAAGAGCCAGTGTAAAAGCTATGGGGCAAACTGTGAACTTGCTTTGTTCCCACTTCAAAATGAAGCGCATGTGACTTACACTTCATGAAAGTGAGATAGTGGAAAAAGGTGAGGTTGCATTTTTGTCACTGGATGCCACCAAGAAAGCATTGTTAGAGTCTTCCTACTACCATCATCTCTAAATCAGAGTCCCCAGAGCACCTGAACATCTGCAGAAGCTATTCATCAAAGGGCTGAGCTTTGAAACAACTGATGAGAGTCTGAGATGCTATTTTGAGTAATCGGGAACACTCACGGACTGTGTGGTAATGAGAGACCCAAACATCAAGTGCTCCAGGAGCTTTGGGTTTGTCACTTATGCCACTGTGGAGGAAGTGGACACAGCCATGAGTGCAGGACCACACAAGATACATGAAAGAGATGTGGAACCAAAGAGAGCTGTCCCAAGAGAAGATTTTCAAAGACCATGGGCATACTTAACTGTGTAAAAGACCTTTGTTGGTGGCATTAAAGAAGTCACTGAAGAACATCACATGAGATTATTGTGAACAgtttgagaaaactgaagt
Encoded here:
- the LOC114081105 gene encoding DNA-directed RNA polymerases I, II, and III subunit RPABC4, translated to MDTQKDVQPPKQQPMIYICGECHTENEIKSRDPIRCRECGYRIMYKKRTKRLVVFDAR